Proteins encoded within one genomic window of Spirulina major PCC 6313:
- a CDS encoding glucokinase: MTLLLAGDIGGTKTLLQLFKPTATGIQPVSERQHYISADYEDLVPIVKEFLATAGHQEDGSRPDYACFAIAGPVHNNTCTLTNLSWKLDGDRLGQDLQLDQVALINDFAGIGYGVLGLQPDELHVLQAGTVDPSAPIAVLGAGTGLGEAVVIPIGQRKHRVFPTEGGHTDFAPRNDREYALLNHLKSVRQLERVSVERVVSGMGIVDIYACLRDRLMVPESADITAQLNSPNADAAAIISKAALDGRDRLCGETLDLFMSAYGAEAGNLALKLLPYGGLFIAGGIAAKLLPLIEAGEFMAAYHAKGRVSGVLDPVRISVVLNPQVGLLGAGICAAQLEP, encoded by the coding sequence ATGACCTTATTACTGGCAGGTGATATTGGTGGCACAAAGACGTTGTTGCAACTCTTTAAACCCACAGCAACCGGGATTCAGCCGGTATCGGAACGGCAGCATTATATTAGTGCTGACTATGAAGATCTCGTGCCGATCGTGAAGGAATTTCTGGCCACAGCGGGTCATCAAGAGGATGGGAGTCGTCCTGATTATGCTTGTTTTGCGATCGCTGGCCCCGTCCACAACAATACCTGCACCCTCACAAACCTGAGTTGGAAACTGGACGGCGATCGCCTTGGCCAGGATTTGCAATTGGATCAGGTGGCGCTGATTAACGACTTTGCCGGGATTGGCTACGGGGTGCTGGGGTTGCAGCCCGATGAACTCCATGTTTTGCAAGCGGGAACGGTAGACCCCAGTGCCCCGATCGCCGTCCTAGGGGCAGGAACGGGCCTCGGCGAAGCGGTGGTGATTCCCATCGGACAACGCAAACATCGCGTTTTCCCCACCGAAGGCGGCCACACGGATTTCGCCCCCCGCAACGACCGGGAATATGCCCTCTTGAACCACCTCAAGTCCGTGCGCCAACTAGAGCGGGTCTCGGTGGAGCGGGTGGTGTCGGGCATGGGCATTGTGGATATTTACGCCTGTTTGCGCGATCGCCTCATGGTTCCGGAATCCGCCGACATCACCGCCCAACTCAACAGCCCCAACGCCGATGCTGCCGCGATCATCTCCAAGGCCGCCTTGGACGGGCGCGATCGCCTCTGTGGCGAAACCCTCGATCTCTTCATGTCCGCCTACGGAGCCGAAGCGGGTAACCTCGCCCTCAAACTTCTCCCCTACGGCGGCCTCTTCATCGCTGGCGGCATCGCCGCCAAACTCCTCCCCCTGATCGAAGCCGGGGAATTCATGGCCGCCTATCACGCAAAAGGCCGCGTCAGTGGGGTGCTCGATCCGGTGCGGATCTCCGTGGTGCTCAATCCCCAGGTTGGTCTCCTCGGTGCGGGCATCTGCGCCGCCCAACTCGAACCCTAA
- a CDS encoding ABC transporter permease: protein MPQKRPLSFYILGAFFSLFVLFLYGPMSAIFLLSLQGEEGNLTFPMRGFSFYWIQSVFGEQRIGEFVTPFLRSLTLGLIVTLLSVAFSVMAGMAFRRKFKGSRFIFYLTITSLIVPSILVSLGIGIFFNVLGWDVQWYSSALGGHLTWTLPFAFLIMVGVFNRFNPAYEEASRDLGASDFQTFGQIVLPLIAPSLIGVGMLSFTLSYDEFNRTSLISGENNTLPLEIFGMTTNVTSPALYALGTLTTLFSFAIIGAGLATFQALKSPAPSSSSKKVS, encoded by the coding sequence ATGCCCCAGAAACGCCCCCTTTCGTTTTATATTCTCGGCGCATTCTTTAGTCTTTTTGTGCTCTTTCTCTACGGCCCAATGTCGGCGATTTTCCTGCTTTCCCTCCAAGGAGAAGAGGGGAATTTAACCTTTCCGATGCGAGGATTTAGCTTTTATTGGATTCAATCGGTGTTTGGCGAACAGCGGATCGGTGAATTTGTGACACCGTTTTTGCGATCGCTCACCCTCGGCCTCATTGTGACGCTCCTATCTGTGGCATTTAGTGTGATGGCGGGCATGGCCTTTCGGCGTAAATTTAAAGGCTCCCGTTTTATCTTTTACCTGACAATTACAAGCTTAATTGTACCGAGTATTTTAGTGTCCTTGGGGATTGGGATTTTCTTCAATGTCTTGGGTTGGGATGTGCAGTGGTATAGTTCCGCCCTGGGGGGACATTTAACCTGGACATTACCCTTTGCCTTTTTGATTATGGTGGGGGTCTTTAATCGGTTTAATCCAGCCTATGAAGAAGCCTCGCGAGACTTGGGCGCGAGTGATTTTCAAACCTTTGGTCAGATTGTTTTGCCCCTGATTGCGCCGAGTTTAATTGGGGTGGGGATGCTCAGTTTTACCCTCTCCTACGACGAATTTAATCGCACCTCCCTGATTTCCGGCGAAAACAACACCCTCCCCCTCGAAATCTTTGGGATGACCACCAATGTCACCTCCCCCGCCCTCTATGCTCTCGGCACTTTAACCACACTGTTTTCCTTTGCAATCATCGGGGCAGGATTAGCGACATTCCAAGCCTTAAAATCCCCTGCCCCATCCTCTAGCTCAAAAAAAGTGTCTTGA
- a CDS encoding ABC transporter permease, whose product MLKIWKPLQNYLLVAPQFLVFLLFLVFPILTIVVVSFWEFNGYAMTPALIFENYRSIFTSSVYLSTYLNTFKFVAIVWVLAFAIAYPIAYFLAFHIQSLKWQVILFVVCTIPFFTSNVIRMISWIPFLGREGLLNQLLMHLNLVQEPVELFLFSDFAVVLAMLHLYTLFMVVPIFNSLVRIDRNLITAALDSGAASWQVFKEIIFPLSLPGVAIGSIFIVTLVMGEFTTVRLMSGGQASSVGYAIRNQIGSLQYPQAAANAVILLIITLMMVFAILRTVDIRKEL is encoded by the coding sequence ATGTTAAAAATTTGGAAACCCCTCCAAAACTATCTCTTAGTTGCCCCACAATTCCTGGTTTTTTTACTCTTTTTAGTCTTTCCGATTTTAACGATCGTCGTGGTGAGCTTTTGGGAATTCAACGGCTACGCCATGACCCCGGCTTTGATTTTTGAAAACTATCGCAGTATTTTTACCTCATCGGTTTACCTCAGCACCTATCTCAATACCTTTAAATTTGTCGCTATTGTTTGGGTTCTTGCCTTTGCGATCGCCTATCCCATTGCCTACTTTTTAGCCTTCCATATCCAAAGCCTAAAATGGCAAGTGATTCTCTTTGTGGTCTGCACCATTCCCTTCTTTACCTCTAACGTGATTCGGATGATTTCTTGGATACCGTTTCTCGGTCGGGAAGGACTCTTAAATCAACTGCTGATGCACCTTAATTTGGTTCAAGAACCCGTAGAACTCTTCCTCTTTTCTGACTTTGCCGTTGTCTTGGCTATGCTGCATCTCTATACCCTCTTTATGGTGGTTCCCATTTTTAATAGTCTCGTGCGCATTGACCGCAACTTAATCACCGCCGCCCTTGATTCCGGTGCTGCCAGTTGGCAAGTTTTTAAAGAAATCATTTTTCCCCTCTCCCTGCCCGGTGTTGCCATTGGATCAATCTTTATTGTCACCTTGGTGATGGGCGAATTCACCACCGTGCGCCTGATGAGTGGCGGTCAAGCCTCATCGGTCGGCTATGCTATTCGTAACCAAATCGGCAGTTTACAATACCCCCAAGCCGCCGCCAATGCCGTCATTTTATTGATCATCACCTTAATGATGGTTTTCGCAATTCTCCGCACCGTTGATATTCGTAAGGAACTATAG
- a CDS encoding polysaccharide biosynthesis/export family protein, translated as MAPIRLLQNPYCGRGAIALLLLAWGVGPASLAQSLPPQSGESIPVRESDPLPALRQRIQMGDRLLIRVLSDPALNSEPVVLSDGTVELPRLGALTVLGLTPAAAAAQISNAYQRLGLTDGQVTVQVDRQDRDPAPLTTPFFAPSPPVQRRPNLTAPPEQSYTLGAGDRIQIQTFQLPQYSGDHEVLIDGTILLPQLGAFRVTGLTPTAAARAIAARYEQARILRNPQINLVLVEPRPFQVAVAGEISRPGSYILPRQGTQFPTLSQALQAAGGITQAANLHAVEIRRTTTQEILTVNLWQLLQTGDLGDDPTLRDGDTILIPTAITTNLAELSRLRDANFAASTDRPLNIAVIGEVFRPGPYTVTGGARTGAAGTPGGASGPSSVPTVARALQVAGGIKPQADIRNIQLFRRTGSGDRQTLTVNLWELLQSGNALQDVQLQEGDTLIVPKAENLTPEETAAIAAASFSPDSIRVNVVGEVQRPGLTQVPPNASLNQTLLAAGGFSNRARRGTIALIRLNPDGTVLRQIIPIDFAENVNDATNPPLRNEDILIVSRSGLASFSDTLTEVTRPLSSILNLFLFPLRVFDVFDSIGD; from the coding sequence ATGGCCCCGATTCGATTGTTGCAGAATCCCTACTGTGGGCGGGGGGCGATCGCCCTGTTGCTATTGGCGTGGGGAGTTGGGCCCGCTAGCTTGGCGCAATCACTGCCGCCCCAGTCGGGCGAATCGATCCCTGTGCGGGAGTCTGACCCTTTACCTGCACTGCGGCAGAGGATTCAGATGGGCGATCGCCTCTTGATTCGTGTTCTGTCTGATCCTGCGCTCAACAGCGAACCGGTGGTGCTGAGTGATGGCACGGTGGAATTGCCCCGCTTGGGGGCGTTGACGGTGTTGGGGTTAACGCCAGCGGCGGCGGCGGCGCAAATTTCTAACGCCTATCAACGGTTAGGGCTGACGGATGGACAGGTGACGGTACAGGTTGACCGCCAAGATCGTGACCCTGCACCCTTGACAACTCCGTTTTTCGCGCCGTCGCCGCCGGTGCAGCGTCGCCCGAACCTCACCGCGCCCCCGGAACAAAGCTATACCTTGGGGGCGGGCGATCGCATCCAGATCCAAACCTTCCAACTGCCCCAATACAGCGGCGATCATGAAGTGCTGATCGATGGCACGATCCTTCTGCCCCAATTGGGCGCGTTTCGTGTCACGGGGTTGACTCCGACGGCAGCGGCAAGGGCGATCGCCGCTCGCTACGAACAAGCCCGCATCCTCCGCAATCCTCAGATCAATCTCGTCCTTGTCGAACCCCGCCCCTTCCAAGTAGCCGTAGCCGGGGAAATTAGCCGCCCCGGTTCCTATATTCTGCCCCGCCAAGGCACACAATTCCCCACCCTCTCCCAAGCCCTCCAAGCCGCCGGCGGCATCACCCAAGCCGCCAACCTCCACGCCGTCGAAATCCGTCGCACCACCACCCAAGAAATCCTCACCGTCAACCTCTGGCAACTGTTGCAAACCGGCGATCTTGGCGATGATCCCACCCTCCGCGACGGCGACACGATCCTGATCCCCACCGCCATCACCACTAACCTCGCTGAACTGTCCCGCCTCCGGGATGCGAATTTTGCCGCGAGTACCGATCGCCCCCTCAATATTGCCGTGATTGGTGAAGTGTTTCGCCCTGGCCCCTACACCGTGACGGGGGGAGCGCGTACCGGGGCGGCAGGCACACCCGGCGGAGCCAGCGGCCCCAGCAGTGTCCCGACGGTGGCGCGGGCCTTGCAGGTGGCGGGGGGGATTAAGCCCCAGGCGGATATTCGCAATATTCAATTGTTTCGACGCACGGGGAGCGGCGATCGCCAAACCCTCACCGTCAACCTGTGGGAACTGCTCCAATCCGGTAATGCGCTCCAAGATGTGCAACTTCAAGAAGGCGACACGCTCATTGTCCCCAAAGCCGAGAATCTCACCCCAGAGGAAACGGCTGCGATCGCAGCCGCCAGCTTCTCCCCCGACAGCATCCGCGTTAACGTCGTCGGCGAAGTCCAACGGCCCGGCTTAACCCAAGTCCCCCCCAACGCCTCCCTCAACCAGACCCTCCTCGCTGCTGGGGGGTTTAGCAATCGCGCCCGCCGAGGAACCATCGCCCTGATTCGCCTCAACCCCGACGGCACTGTCCTCCGCCAAATCATCCCCATCGACTTCGCCGAAAACGTCAACGATGCCACCAACCCCCCCCTCCGCAACGAAGACATCCTCATTGTCAGTCGTTCCGGCCTCGCCTCCTTCTCCGACACCCTCACCGAAGTCACCCGCCCCCTCAGCAGCATTTTGAATCTTTTCCTCTTCCCGCTGCGGGTGTTTGATGTCTTCGATAGCATTGGGGATTAA
- a CDS encoding tetratricopeptide repeat protein yields MIKAAAIAGLFLWGMGQPVAAIPRQDPALAGICWEQRNLAHSPQTAPEAEALGDALLCLEDFEGAIAAYLQALTLPEELENPTGLRFKLAQVQIQGGQTLAAVGTYHTAMALQPTYGFVVPSLGDRTYTPLGEPITDGGIRGNGYRGPISTPPDQIHAHAQYELATTLTALGFWLRGLEIYERNIETNPDFAYNYLAIAPLYEKEGRFSDAAAAYEKALALDPDLIWGYYDWARFLLWQGEESQALEALRKVVGFHTGLDTLGAKEKEAIALDLAGEIYLGRRQWSEAAALYRQAVQNWPNQPQFHIGLGESLNGLGELREAITAFETALRYLSPDATRSRLQAQLGIANAKMNAEQWDAARQTLTTILQEFPHNSEAHQLMEYLP; encoded by the coding sequence ATGATCAAAGCAGCGGCGATCGCTGGGTTATTCCTGTGGGGGATGGGGCAACCCGTGGCGGCGATTCCCCGTCAAGATCCCGCCTTGGCAGGCATTTGCTGGGAACAGCGCAATCTTGCCCATTCCCCCCAAACCGCCCCCGAAGCGGAAGCCCTGGGGGATGCTTTGTTATGTTTAGAAGATTTTGAAGGGGCGATCGCCGCCTATCTCCAAGCCCTCACCCTACCGGAAGAACTGGAAAACCCCACCGGGTTACGGTTTAAGCTGGCCCAAGTCCAAATCCAGGGGGGGCAAACCCTCGCGGCGGTGGGAACCTATCACACCGCCATGGCATTACAACCCACCTATGGGTTTGTGGTTCCCAGTTTGGGCGATCGCACCTATACCCCTTTGGGGGAACCGATTACCGATGGGGGCATCCGGGGCAACGGCTACCGAGGGCCGATCAGTACCCCGCCGGATCAAATCCATGCCCATGCTCAGTACGAATTGGCCACGACGTTAACGGCTTTGGGGTTTTGGTTGCGGGGCTTAGAAATCTATGAACGCAACATTGAAACCAATCCCGATTTTGCCTATAACTATCTTGCCATCGCTCCTTTGTACGAGAAAGAAGGCCGGTTTAGTGATGCCGCAGCGGCCTATGAAAAAGCATTAGCCCTCGATCCCGATTTGATTTGGGGTTATTACGATTGGGCCAGATTTTTGCTGTGGCAGGGGGAAGAGAGTCAAGCCCTGGAGGCCTTGCGAAAAGTCGTGGGTTTTCATACGGGTTTAGATACATTGGGGGCAAAAGAAAAAGAGGCGATCGCCCTTGATTTGGCCGGTGAAATCTACCTTGGCCGCCGTCAATGGTCAGAAGCCGCCGCCCTTTATCGTCAAGCAGTGCAAAATTGGCCCAATCAGCCCCAATTCCACATCGGTTTAGGGGAAAGTTTGAACGGTTTAGGGGAATTAAGGGAGGCCATCACCGCCTTTGAAACTGCCCTACGCTATCTCTCCCCCGACGCAACCCGCAGCCGTCTCCAAGCCCAATTAGGCATTGCCAACGCCAAAATGAATGCCGAACAATGGGACGCAGCCCGCCAAACCCTCACCACAATTTTGCAAGAATTCCCCCACAATTCAGAGGCTCATCAATTGATGGAATACTTGCCTTGA
- a CDS encoding protein kinase domain-containing protein encodes MLLRERYWAQRILGQGGFGRTFLAVDEDKPSKPFCVIKQLLPQAQGTENIAKAETLFAQEAEQLEQLGHHPQIPELLAYFTDNGQQYLVQEFVDGATLAQELAENGVFSEQQIRELLIDLLGILDFVHSKNVIHRDVKPDNIIRRSSNQKLVLVDFGAAKVLQQVQRTVTGTIIGAAEYCAPEQAMGKAKFASDLYSLGVTCLHLLTRMSPFDLYDSNEMEWVWRDFLSGNSISDELGQILDHLIQQASNKRARSAQDVLQLLQPARTGAHPSQISQTILSEPETQQSLVQSQPSQIPARYQRLATLLKAGDWRSADAATAKQMLVVANRTEEGWLNPE; translated from the coding sequence TTGCTTCTCCGGGAACGATATTGGGCCCAGCGAATTCTTGGCCAGGGTGGGTTTGGGCGTACCTTTCTCGCTGTTGATGAAGATAAGCCCTCAAAACCCTTTTGTGTCATCAAGCAACTTTTACCCCAAGCTCAAGGGACGGAAAACATCGCCAAAGCTGAGACATTATTCGCCCAGGAAGCGGAGCAATTAGAACAATTGGGGCATCATCCGCAAATTCCGGAGCTATTGGCCTATTTTACGGACAATGGTCAACAGTACTTAGTACAAGAGTTTGTTGATGGCGCGACGCTAGCGCAAGAATTAGCGGAAAATGGGGTATTTTCTGAGCAACAGATTCGAGAATTACTGATTGATTTATTGGGAATTTTAGATTTTGTGCATAGCAAAAATGTCATTCACCGTGATGTTAAGCCCGACAATATTATTCGGCGATCATCCAATCAAAAATTGGTTCTGGTGGATTTTGGTGCGGCAAAGGTCTTGCAGCAAGTTCAGCGCACCGTGACAGGAACGATTATCGGTGCAGCGGAATATTGTGCGCCGGAGCAAGCTATGGGCAAGGCCAAATTTGCGAGTGATTTATATAGTTTAGGGGTGACGTGTCTCCATCTACTGACGCGGATGAGTCCTTTTGATTTGTATGATTCTAATGAAATGGAGTGGGTCTGGCGCGATTTTCTCAGTGGGAATTCAATCAGTGATGAACTGGGTCAAATTTTGGATCATTTAATTCAGCAAGCTTCTAACAAGCGGGCGCGATCAGCCCAAGATGTTTTGCAACTGTTGCAACCTGCCCGCACTGGTGCTCATCCATCGCAAATATCCCAGACGATTCTATCTGAACCTGAAACCCAACAGTCACTTGTACAATCTCAACCGTCACAGATTCCGGCACGGTATCAACGGTTAGCGACACTGCTCAAGGCGGGGGATTGGCGGAGCGCTGATGCAGCAACAGCCAAGCAAATGCTGGTGGTGGCAAACCGTACAGAGGAAGGCTGGTTAAATCCTGAGTAA
- a CDS encoding GUN4 domain-containing protein, protein MDQLWVHYSQGHFGFSVQKQIYQSLGGIRKSNAKVWNGFGDAVGWRKGSTWLYYKDLKFNTSSPVGHLPIGFADVWGRVWFGFFVLRFFGLGILLSRRDL, encoded by the coding sequence ATTGATCAGCTTTGGGTTCATTACAGCCAGGGACATTTTGGGTTTAGTGTTCAGAAGCAAATTTATCAATCTTTAGGCGGCATAAGGAAGTCTAATGCGAAGGTCTGGAATGGTTTTGGAGATGCAGTGGGTTGGCGAAAGGGTAGCACCTGGTTATACTACAAAGATTTAAAATTTAATACCTCATCTCCTGTTGGCCACCTCCCGATTGGGTTTGCGGATGTGTGGGGTCGAGTTTGGTTCGGTTTTTTTGTTTTGCGTTTTTTTGGTTTGGGTATTCTTCTCTCGCGTCGAGACTTGTAG
- a CDS encoding HNH endonuclease, with the protein MSPYIPTELRQQIRHRDLGRCCYCLTRETISGISLAIDHIQPQSKGGKSTLDNLCLSCRVCNEFKSNQTEAQDPLTGESVPLFNPCTQKWSEHFRWTVNDTMVTGKTAIGRVTVQALKMNNPAIVSARQRWVTVGWHPPDDIAN; encoded by the coding sequence ATGTCTCCCTACATTCCCACCGAACTGCGTCAACAGATTCGTCACCGTGATTTGGGACGTTGCTGCTACTGTCTAACCCGTGAGACGATTAGTGGCATTTCCCTGGCAATTGATCACATCCAACCCCAAAGTAAAGGCGGCAAATCTACTCTAGATAATCTATGTTTGTCTTGCCGCGTCTGTAACGAATTTAAGTCCAATCAAACTGAAGCCCAAGATCCCCTGACGGGTGAATCTGTCCCTTTATTTAATCCTTGTACCCAAAAGTGGAGTGAGCATTTTAGGTGGACTGTGAATGACACGATGGTTACAGGTAAAACAGCGATCGGACGAGTCACGGTGCAAGCCCTCAAAATGAATAACCCTGCTATTGTTTCGGCCAGACAACGGTGGGTCACAGTCGGTTGGCATCCTCCCGATGATATAGCGAATTAA
- a CDS encoding Uma2 family endonuclease, producing the protein MVQTPVSPQPLFLELPPDLALQVTPEQFAALAVTNRDLRLERTATGALIVNPPTGGISGKRNLSISIQLGNWSEANEQRGEAFDSSTGFELPNGANRSPDASWVRRDRWDALTREQQEGFVPLCPDFVVELRSRSDSLNTTRAKLQEYLDNGTQLGWLIDPQNQRVEIYRPGCEVETLDCPDMLSGEPILPGFILKLQRIWA; encoded by the coding sequence ATGGTACAAACTCCCGTATCCCCTCAACCCCTTTTCCTGGAATTGCCCCCAGACCTCGCCCTACAGGTCACGCCGGAACAGTTCGCCGCTCTGGCCGTGACCAATCGTGATCTCAGACTCGAACGCACTGCAACCGGAGCATTAATCGTGAACCCACCCACTGGCGGCATTTCTGGCAAACGGAATTTAAGTATCAGTATTCAATTAGGGAATTGGTCGGAAGCGAACGAGCAACGAGGTGAAGCATTTGACTCATCCACGGGGTTTGAATTGCCCAACGGTGCGAATCGTTCCCCCGATGCCTCGTGGGTGCGGCGCGATCGCTGGGATGCCCTCACGCGGGAACAGCAGGAGGGGTTTGTTCCCCTCTGTCCAGATTTTGTTGTGGAGTTGCGATCGCGCAGCGACAGTTTAAACACCACTCGCGCCAAACTCCAAGAATATCTCGACAACGGCACACAATTAGGCTGGCTCATCGACCCCCAAAACCAACGGGTAGAAATTTATCGCCCCGGTTGCGAGGTTGAAACCCTAGACTGCCCCGATATGCTCTCCGGTGAACCAATCCTGCCCGGATTTATCTTAAAATTGCAACGAATTTGGGCGTAA
- a CDS encoding glycoside hydrolase family 10 protein, whose amino-acid sequence MDNITTKASVDATGKLTAQVKGVAVGDYDVTLTLTPIAPPEPQFSDTAGHWAQPFIAAMAKANFTSGFPDGTFRPNQRINRAQFAALMTNVFKLPLVRDPIQFVDVNGSFWAANAIAKTYQMGILSGFPNREFRPNLEVTKIQVLIALVNALDPAPSGVDRILLPQYYTDWAEIPSYGEPAAKYATRLELVVNYPDLKRLRPNQSVTRGEVCAMIYQALVSLGQMPKITSSAIVAAPPAPRADAIPVAHQREFRGVWVASVWNINFPSRAGLPTATQQQELRTILDTMVNLNLNALIFQVRPEGDALYASSREPWSAWLTGKQGTPPDPFYDPLAYVIEEARKRAIEVHAWFNPYRAQISRNTPVTPPHIDAVYPSEVHNYGSGRWMDPGSELVQNRTYEVILDVVKRYDIDGIHLDDYFYPYPKPDEPFPDSKTYDQYRKNGGSLGLADWRRDNVNKMVKRLSTGIRATKPHVKFGISPFGIYRPGQPEGIRGLDQYAALYADPKQWLAQGWVDYIAPQLYWKIDQVQQSYPVLLKWWTENNPKGAHIYPGNNLVKLDNSEWPVSEFEWQVNLTRDLNKSKALGNIYYNIKPLLENTQNVREMFRSKLYPNPSLVPVLNATGGTRPAIPVEVKADKGRLSWQAPANQDLWGWTIYEAVPGGWTLRQLLPAASRAVNLNPGTYAICTVDRLKQESEGVMIAVS is encoded by the coding sequence ATGGATAACATCACCACCAAGGCGAGCGTTGATGCCACGGGCAAACTCACGGCACAGGTAAAGGGTGTAGCCGTGGGTGATTATGATGTGACCTTGACCCTCACGCCGATCGCACCGCCGGAGCCGCAGTTTAGTGATACGGCGGGCCATTGGGCACAGCCCTTTATTGCAGCGATGGCCAAGGCGAATTTTACCAGCGGCTTTCCCGATGGCACGTTTCGGCCCAATCAGCGGATCAACCGGGCCCAGTTTGCGGCGTTGATGACCAATGTGTTTAAGCTGCCCCTCGTGCGCGACCCGATTCAGTTTGTGGATGTGAATGGGAGTTTTTGGGCGGCGAATGCGATCGCGAAAACCTACCAAATGGGCATCCTCTCCGGCTTCCCCAATCGAGAATTTCGCCCCAATCTCGAAGTCACCAAAATCCAAGTACTGATCGCCCTGGTCAACGCCCTTGATCCGGCCCCGTCGGGGGTCGATCGCATCCTCTTGCCGCAATACTATACCGACTGGGCCGAGATCCCCAGCTACGGCGAACCAGCAGCCAAATATGCCACCCGCCTCGAATTAGTGGTGAACTATCCCGATCTAAAACGCCTCCGCCCGAACCAATCCGTCACCAGGGGCGAAGTCTGCGCCATGATCTACCAAGCCCTGGTATCGCTTGGCCAGATGCCGAAAATCACCTCCAGTGCGATCGTCGCCGCACCCCCAGCCCCCCGCGCCGACGCAATCCCCGTCGCCCACCAGCGCGAATTTCGCGGCGTGTGGGTCGCCTCGGTTTGGAACATTAACTTCCCCTCGCGGGCAGGCTTACCCACCGCCACCCAACAGCAAGAACTCCGCACCATCCTTGATACGATGGTCAACCTCAACCTCAACGCCCTCATTTTTCAAGTCCGCCCCGAAGGCGATGCCCTCTACGCCTCCAGCCGCGAACCCTGGAGCGCTTGGCTCACCGGCAAACAAGGCACACCCCCCGATCCCTTCTACGACCCCCTCGCCTATGTGATCGAAGAAGCCCGCAAACGTGCGATCGAAGTTCACGCCTGGTTTAACCCCTACCGCGCCCAAATCTCCCGCAACACCCCCGTCACCCCGCCCCACATCGATGCCGTCTATCCCAGCGAAGTCCATAACTACGGCTCTGGCCGCTGGATGGACCCCGGCAGTGAACTCGTCCAAAACCGCACCTATGAAGTCATCCTCGACGTGGTTAAACGCTACGACATCGACGGCATCCACCTCGACGATTATTTTTACCCCTACCCCAAACCCGACGAACCCTTCCCCGACAGCAAAACCTACGACCAATACCGCAAAAACGGCGGCTCCCTCGGTTTAGCCGACTGGCGACGGGATAACGTCAATAAAATGGTCAAACGCCTCAGCACCGGCATCCGCGCCACCAAGCCCCACGTTAAATTCGGGATCAGCCCCTTTGGTATCTATCGCCCCGGTCAACCTGAAGGCATCAGAGGTTTGGATCAATATGCCGCCCTCTATGCCGACCCGAAACAGTGGCTCGCCCAAGGCTGGGTAGACTACATCGCCCCGCAACTCTACTGGAAAATTGACCAAGTGCAGCAGAGCTATCCCGTCTTGCTGAAATGGTGGACAGAAAATAACCCCAAGGGGGCGCATATTTACCCCGGTAATAATTTGGTGAAGCTGGATAATTCGGAATGGCCGGTGAGTGAGTTTGAATGGCAGGTAAATTTGACGCGAGATTTGAACAAAAGCAAGGCCTTGGGAAATATTTACTACAACATCAAACCCCTGTTGGAAAATACCCAAAACGTGCGCGAGATGTTTCGATCAAAGCTCTACCCAAATCCGTCCCTCGTTCCGGTATTAAATGCGACGGGGGGCACAAGACCCGCAATCCCGGTGGAGGTGAAGGCGGATAAGGGGCGATTGTCGTGGCAAGCGCCCGCAAATCAAGATCTGTGGGGCTGGACAATCTACGAAGCGGTTCCTGGGGGGTGGACGCTGCGGCAATTACTCCCGGCGGCTAGTCGGGCGGTGAATCTTAACCCCGGAACCTATGCAATCTGTACGGTGGATCGTCTCAAGCAGGAAAGTGAAGGGGTGATGATCGCGGTAAGTTAA
- a CDS encoding transposase, which yields MSLDSYRKGCKVVLLADRGFVQTETMTLVRTFGWHYRIRIKKQYLALALLPKGWSQPKSVSSQNPGESPLAGTTSKLSQKVNGMVRFNVNFRSQQCQWRVLGGCQ from the coding sequence ATGTCGCTCGACTCCTACCGCAAGGGGTGTAAGGTGGTGCTGCTGGCTGACCGGGGCTTTGTGCAGACGGAGACTATGACGCTGGTGCGCACCTTCGGCTGGCATTATCGCATCCGCATCAAAAAGCAATACCTGGCTTTGGCACTACTGCCAAAGGGCTGGAGCCAACCAAAAAGCGTTTCATCTCAAAACCCCGGTGAAAGCCCTCTTGCTGGCACAACGTCAAAACTTTCACAAAAGGTGAATGGTATGGTCCGGTTCAATGTCAATTTTCGGTCGCAACAATGTCAATGGCGAGTTTTGGGCGGTTGTCAGTGA